CAGCGGCTGCAACGCTGGAGTTGCGGCGCTTGCGCTCCTTGGCTTCGCACTCGTTCCCGTGCTTTACAGGAAAAAGAGGTAACACATCACCAACCGAATAATAAAATAAAGTAATTTACGCAAAGAGGAGGCCTCTCGTAACACAAGAGACCTCCTCTTTTATATTTTAGATGGCACACGTCCGATAAGACGCGTTATTTTTTAACTACCATATACAAATACAAAGTTTATATTTTTAATTTAATTTTAATTGTTTGACAGAAAAATAAAACAATGCTATCTTGACTGTGAAAATTATAGACAATTTTTGTATTTTAATGGCACTATATAAAAAAGATAAAGGCAAATCCGCCGAAAGACGGCATACGCAAAACTATAGGGTCTTCCCCGTTATCGGGATGGCAGCCAGCTACCTTGGAAAGTTTTACACGCCGCTGGCTGCCGCAAGCTAGCGGTCTTTTTTGTGGAAAACGCAGCTGAGCAGAAATTTAAAAGGGGGGTATCGTAAAATCTATCTACCGCAAAACGGCTGGCTTGATGATTCGTGTTAGAGAACGCAATGGATCGCTGTTGGTTTATGTTTTATGCCATGTCAGGCATAACGAAAGGATTGTGACGAGATGAAGAAAATTATTATTTCAATTTCCGTATTCTTATTGGCACTATGTATGGCTTTACCAGGAATGGCGGTTGAAGTTAGCGTATTAAAAACGTTAGAGGCAGAAATAGCGACCGCTAATGGCGGTACGGTAAAACTGACGAATGATATTGCCGATGTTACCACAGAAAGGCTTCTCATCAGCAAAGACGTTACCCTAGATCTTGCAGGACATACTATTACCTTCACAGAAGACTTGAACAAAAATAATCGTGGCATCGAAGTCACAGACGGAGCTAAGGTAGTAATCACGTCGTCCACTGGCGTCGGAAAAGTAATTTACGGATACGAGCAAGGCATAACTGTAAGAGGCGACTGTAGTTACGGTGACAATAGAAAAGCAATAACGAGCACAGTGACTTTAAAGGGAAATGTGGAAATTAAAGGCTTAAATGAAAACAAAGGTTCTACTGGCGTTACAATCTTTGGTAAAGGTGCCACTCTAAACATATACGACGGTGTAAAAATTTCTGGTCATGATTTTGGAATAGCTGGCAATGGAACAAAAAATCTCAGCACGAATAAAGACAATGGCGGCACAACAATCAATATTTACGGCGGAGAAATTAAGGCCGATGCTTTTGCCATCTATCACCCTCAGGATGGTATATTGAATATGAGTGGAGGAACCATCACCGGCGCAGATGGCATACAATTTAAAGCTGGAGGCGCCGCAATTACAAAGGTTTCCGGCGGTGTAATAAAAGCCACTGGAAATTTTATTGAAGTTGGGCAGTTAGTAGATAACTCTAACGGAGCCGTCGTCACTGGCAGCGCCATTTCACTTATCGGTAACGATAGCTACACAGGAAATATGACATTGAACATCAGCGGAAACGGCGTAAAGATTATAAGTGAAAAGGGCTATGCAGTTCGTCAGGAAATAACTAAAGGAGAATCTTCTCAAATTTCTTCAGTAAAAATATCGGGTGGTAGCTTTAGCGGGGCTAAAGGAGCCTTGTACTTTAAAAATTTTACCGCAGATAAGGATAAATATGCACTCACCGGCGGCTCCTACAGCAGCAACCCCAAGGAATATGTCGGCCCCGGCTACGCGGTTGCTAAGCACGGCGATATGTTTGTCGTGGAAATTCCCGCTCCCGCTCCGACATCGCCGGACCTTCCAGCGGACAAACCAAAGGAAGTACAGCCTGTGACGCCAGTGGTGGCAAGCGTTGACATCACAGCGACCGCCGAGGATAAGGCAAAGACAGTAAGCGACGCCGCGAGTTACGCCGACAAGGGCACAATCACGGCGGCAGACCTCGAAGTAAGCCCGCAGGGCTTTGTCGTACCAAAGGAGGCCGTAGTACAGGCGGCCTTTGCTGATGCCATGCAAAAGAGCAATAAAGAAGGCTCCATCACAGAGGTAAACGTCCTGCCGCTCTTCTTGGCCAAACTCACGACCTCAGGGGACGTTGCTGCGATATCCTATTCCGTCAAAGGAAGCGACCTCAAAGCGGCGAAGGCCGGCGATGTTAGGGTCATAAAGGTACTCACCTCCGGCACAGGAGAGTTCTTCACTTTCCAGAGCGACTCAAGCAAAACGGCTGACAAAAATTTCGCTCTTCAGCTTGAAGGAGACAAGAAATTCCTCGCCGCCGCCGACGCCATTGAGGCGGGCAAGAATTACAAACTGCTCCTCTTTGTAAAGGACAACGGTGATTTTGACCTCCGCAAAGACACCGCCGGCGAAGTGGTGGACCCCGCGGCGATAGCAAAAACAACAGAAAAAGCAGCGCCCACACCAACGCCAACACCAACGCCCACTGGCGGCAGTTCCAGCAGCGGCTGCAACGCAGGACTTGCTGCGCTTGCGCTCCTTGGCGTGGCGCTCGTTCCTTCGCTCTACAGAAAAAAGAGATAGCAAATCGCTTAACGGCAACGCAATAAGCACCCCCAATCAAACACAACAGAGGAGGCCCGATAATAGGGGCTTCTTCTTTTTGTCTGCCTTAAATCAACATTACAACGAGAAATTTTCTCAAATCCATGTTGATTTTTGCACATAAATGGCTTTATAATCACATCAGCCACTGCAAAGGATCTCTTAGTTTAACGAAAATAATACGGATTACGCGGTTGCATTCTCCGTTCCTTTGCAATAAATTTTTGATGGAGCGGTAACTAAATAAGGAGGGATGTATCATGAATGACATTCTGACAAAAACTAAATTGCAGGAATTACATAGAAGAGCAGTTGCCAGAAGACTTTCTGAGACTGCTCTGCGCCGCGCAAAAGACGCGTCCCTTGAAAATGACAATTTCTCATCTCTCTCCTGTTATGTGTACTCCGAAATAACATCTGACAGCAACTCCGTGAATAAATAATGGAGCTAAAAAGAGGTGGGATTTATTATATAACATTTCCATATACACTTGACCCAAAGTATCCCCACGGCAAAAGTAAATTTGTATTGGTGCTTCAGGAGGGCGAATATTTCAGTAAATTCAATACGGTAGAAATCTTACTGATAACCTCTGACAAACTTTACAAGCCGCGTGATAGGTATGTTACCGACGTTGTCGTTGAGCCTGGCTCGACAAGGCTAAAGGAAAAATCTTGGATTCTTTGTGCACAACCATACCCTATTGAAAAAAAACTGTTCGATGCAGAAGGGGTTTGGTGTGCAGGAGAACTTGATGCGGCAAAGATGGACGAAGTGGATGAAGCTATCTACATCGGCCTTTGCATGGGACTACAGCATGAACTTGCCGTAGAACCAGGAGAAAATTTGGCTTAAGTCACACAAAATTGCGCCAGGATGATTCCGCGCTTTGAGGAGGCCCGCGTATTTTCGGGGCCTCCTCTGTTTATTGCGGTTTTGTTATTTCGTTGCGTCTTTTCCCTTTTGCATCATCAGTGTGTCTATGGGGTTTACGTTCTTTTCTTTGTGGGTCTGGCGCCAGGTCTTTATTGGCATTCCCCATATCTTTATGAAGCCGACTGAGGCGGACTGGTCGAAGATGTCGCCCGCGGAGTAGGTTGCAAGGGCCTTGCTGTAGACGGAGGAGTCAGATTTCATTCCGTTGACGATGCAGTTGCCTTTGTAGAAGACCATGCGTACAGTGCCGTTTACGGCCTTCTGCGTCGATTCCATGAATGCCTGCACCGCCTCCATGAGCGGCGAGAACCAGTAGCCTTCGTAGGTCATTTCGGCGAATTTCACCTCAAGCTCGCGCTTTGTGCGCAGAGTGTCCTTTGAGAGCGTGATGCTTTCAAGCTTTTTATGAGCGGAAAGCAGCGCGAGCGCGCCGGGGCATTCGTATACTTCGCGGCTTTTGAAGCCGACGAGGCGGTCTTCTACCATGTCGATGCGTCCGTAACCAGCTTTGCCGGCAGTTTTGTTCATGAAGTCTATCAGTTCGATGGAGCCCATTTTTTTGCCGTCGATGGCGACCGGCACGCCGCCTTCAAATGTGATTTCGACGGTCACCTCTTCGTCGGGCGCCTCTTTCGGGTCGGCGGTCAGTTTGTAGGCGTCTTTCGGAGGCTCGTTCCACGGGTCTTCGAGGATGCCGCACTCTATTGAGCGGCCCCAGAGGTTGTCGTCGATGCTGTAGGGGTTCTTGCGCGTTGTGGGGACGGGGACGTTGTGTTCCGCCGCGTAGTCCATCTCTTCTTCGCGGGTGAAGCCCCAGTCGCGGACGGGAGCGAGAACTTCTATTTCGGGGTTCAGCGCGTTGCAGCATACTTCGATACGCACCTGGTCCTGTCCTTTGCCTGTGCAGCCGTGAGCTACGGCTATTGCGTTTTCTTTCTCGGCGCACCAGATGAGCGCCTGCGCTATCATGGGGCGCGAGAGCGCGGAGTTGAGCGGGTAGATTCCCTGATAGACCGCGTTTGATTTGAGCGCGGGCCAGACGAATGTGTCGATGAAGGCCTCGCGGAGGTCTACGACGTAGGCTTTGGCCGCGCCCGCGGCGTATGCTTTTGCCTTTATCTCTTCAAGGTTGTCCGCCTGCTGTCCTACGTGCATTGTGAGCGTGATGACTTCGTATCCCTGATCGTGGAGCCACGGAATGGCCACCGATGTGTCTAGTCCGCCGCTGTATGCCAATACCACTTTGCCTTTTTTCTCTGCCGTCATTTGAAATTCCTCCGTTATTTTTCTTTTTTTATTTTTTAATAGTCAAAAAAAGCTCGTCCCTCTTTCCGGTTCTCCGGAAAAAGGGACGAGCAAATTTACCCGCGGTACCACCCTCGTTGGCTTAAAAGCCCACTTGTTTGTAATGCTCCTGGGTGCGAGATTGCGATCCTGTTTGCGAAAGACGCTTTCAGCCGACGGCGTCTTATCTCTGTCGCAGAGTAATCGAATCTATATCCCCGTCATCGCATTTAAGTATATGCGTGAAGAGATCGATTCGTCGTATGCGTCTTACTCGTTCGACAGTGTTCAGGTCCACAATGCCGCCTCCTTTCGTGGTGGTCTCAAATATTGTGTGGTATTTTATACTGCGCGCCGATTATTGTCAACTAGGTGCGTGACAAAAACAAAACTAAACCTTTAAACGTTATAAGTTTATTTTTTGCTGCTGACGGCGTTGAATACGTTTTCTTCAAACGAGGTCTTTTTTGCAAAATCAAGCGCCTCGAATGAGGTGAGCTGAAGATGCACCGGCGTTATGGAGATGTAGTTGTGCGCGACGGCCCAGACGTCCGTTCCTTCGTCCATGTCGTCACGTATGCTTCCGCCGACCCAGTAGGCTTTGCCTCCAGACGGCGTCTCTACCGTCGTGATTTTATCGTGGTAGTAGCGTTTGCCTTTGCTTGTCAGCCTTACGCCGTTTAGTTGCGCGACCGGGATGTTTGGGACGTTGACGTTGTAGAATACGTCTTTTTGCATCGGGTTGACGGCAAGTTCCCTCACTATTTTGAGGGCGGCCTCCGCCGCCGCGGCGTAATGTTTTTCAGGCGAACGTGTGCCGCAGACGAGGGAGACTGCGATGGACGGATAGCCGTAGACAAGCCCCTCCATCGCGGCGCAGGCGGTACCGGAGTATGTTATGTCGTCGGCCAGGTTCGGGCCTCTGTTTATGCCGGAGAGGATGATGTCCGGCTCTATTTTGAGCACGTCAAGCGCCATTATGACGCAGTCGGTGGGGGTGCCGTCGCACGAGTAGGCGCAAAAACCGCCCGCGATATGGCCTTTGCTCACCTCTTTTATCATGAGGGGCCGGTCCATCGTCATTGAATGGCCGGAGGCGCTGCGCTCTCTGTCGGGCGCGACCGCCGTTACGTCGTAGCCTTCGTCGTAAAATTTCCTTGCAAGCGTTTGGATGCCGTCGGCGTAGATGCCGTCATCGTTTGTTATGAGTATTTTTTTCATTGTGTACCTCGCTATATCATCACTATTCTAAAAAGTACGGACATTATCGGCTGCATCAGATACGGAAGGACATCTGTGACGAGGAGCGCTACTATCACTATCATTCCGTAGCGTTCGAGCCAGTAGTAATATTTCATCCACTGATACGGGAGCAGGACGTAAAGTATCCTTGAACCGTCAAGCGGAGGTATCGGCAGAAGGTTGAAGGCCGCAAGCCCCAAGTTGATGTATATCATGAGCAGGATGAACTGCTGAGCGCCCCAGCTGCTGAAGAGGGCGGGAAGAAATCGCACGAGCTGCGCGCAGACGAAGGCAGTGAGCAGGTTGCCGGTGACGCCGGCCAAACTTACGATTATTATGTCGCGCTTTGGGTGCTTGAAGTAGCGCGTATCTATCGGCACGGGCTTCGCCCAGCCGAAGCGAAAAAGAAGCAGGCAGAGCGCGCCCATCGGGTCAAGGTGGTGCATTGGGTTCAGCGAAAGACGCCCCTCGCGTTCGGCGGTGTCGTCGCCCAACAGCTTCGCGGCTAGTCCGTGGCAGTATTCGTGAAAGGTGATGGCCCACAGCACGGCCGGAAGGGAAAGAAGCAGCTCCGCAATGCCGGCCGCTGTAAATAGATTTCTAAACATTGAAACGATCACATCCTTGGTCAATCTCTGTCAATTCATTATCCAAGGTATTGTAACATGAAAAGGCCGCTTTTAAAGCGGCGCGCCGCCGTGATCGGCTTCATTAAATATCCAATAAAGCCCAAGCGTGCCTTCGCCGCATGAAAGTTTAGCGGTGCGGCCGCCCTCTAAGCGGTTGCTTATGGAATAGGGCCGCGAATATTGAAGTTCGGCGCATTCGAGCGGCCACCTCACTCCGGTGAAGGTAACTCGCGCGCACCGCGGCGAAAACGGAATAACCGAAAGCGCTTTGGGCGCAGTCTCGAATGTCACGGAGGCGTGCTCTTCGCTTTGTAAAAAAAGCATTGCCTCACGGTCGTCCGCTATGCAAAAAGGAACGCAGCCGACAGGCGAGTTCAAAAAAGAGAGTACGACGCTCCATAAATGGTCGAATCTGCCTCCAAAGGCTCCAGTCAGGATTATATTTTTCTTTTGATTTTTGTGTTCCCTGGCACAAATCTCAAGCGCAAGCTGAAAATCCGTCAAATCTTTTTCGCTGTCAAAGCGGTGCACCGGCACATTTTTTTCTTCCGCCCAGCGCCAGCTTTCGCGGCTTGCGCTGTCTCCGTCGCCTATGAGCATGTCGGGGACGAGGCCCGCGGCGCGGCATACCTCTATCCCCTTGTCGACGGCCCACACCTTAGAAAAACAGGAAAGCGACGAAAGCCACGCAGCAGACGGCGCTCTGCCGCCAAGCACCATCAGCAGGCAGTCCGCGCCCTCCGCGTTTGTTTCGACGACGGCTCCGGGAAACGCCGCGCAAAACACGGGCGCGCTCATCGTCCGAATTTCTCGAGCTTCGGCGTTATCAGGTATACGAGCGCCAGCAGTATCGCAGTCTCTGGAATGCAACTGCTTGCGTTGTATACGGCGGAATAGAGCCACACGTTCGTGCCGGCTGGAGCGTAGGCTGCAAAAAATACGACGCCTGAAAGCACAGCCGCCGCGAAATTCGCAAAGCAGGCCGCGATGACGCCAAGCCATTTCCGGTGCGGAAAAAAGCCCGCGACGCCCACGAGAGCGTAGGCTACAGGGTAGTCCAGCAGCGCCTGCGCGGGATGCACGACGTAGCCGCCGAGCATGAGCCTAAGCAGCCCTGTTACGGCGCCGGCCAGCATGCCGTATCTGCCTCCGTTTCTAAAGGCAAAGATAAGAAGCGGCAAAAGCCCTAGGCTTACGGAGCCTCCCTGCGGCATCGTAAAGAGCTTAAAGTATGAGAGCACTATCGAAAAAGCGATGGAGAGAGCTCCCTCAACTAGCACGCGAAGCGGTATCTTCATAGGTATTCCCCCTGTCTTTTCATCGGTGAAAGGGGCGGTAAATGGAAATTCCTTCATCTCCCTGCGGCGGCATTACCCGTATCAGGTTCAAAGGGTCATGACTTTCGTCAATTTCTCAGCCTTTCGACTCCCCCGATGTGTCACCTGTTTTATCAAGCGGCGGCTCATTTGTCAAGTTGACAAAAAGGCGCGAAAGGCAAATAATACACTCGGACTCCGGGGGAGCTTTGAAGCTGAGAGGAAGTACCTGGGCTCTGATTATGGTGCATATAATCAGCGGCTCTACTACTTCGACCCCACACACCTGATCCGGCCAATACCGGCGTAGGGAGCGAGGAATATTTTTTAAAAATTATCCCCGCTCTGAAAAGGGCGGGGCATTTTTTTATCTTGACGATATTTACATGAAGAGGGGATTTTTTGTGAGACATGGAATATACAGGGGCATAACTATGACGGTCGCGGGCAGCGATTCTGGGGGAGGAGCCGGAATACAGGCGGACCTCAAGACGTTTGCTGCGCTCAAGGTGTTTGGAACGAGCGCTATAACCGCGGTTACGATACAAAATTCACTGGGCGTCACAGGATTTCACTGCGTGCCGCCGGAGGTCATCACCGCGCAGATACTGGCCGTGGGCAAAGATTTTCCTGTGGACGCGGTGAAGACTGGAATGCTCGGAAGCCGCGCGGCGGTCGCGGCGGCGGCTGAGGCTTTTAGCGAGCTTGGCGTGACAAAGCTTGTAGTAGACCCGGTGATGGTTGCGCAAAGCGGCGACTCGCTGCTGGCGGATGAGGCGGTGGAGGCCGTGAGGAATATTATCGTACCTATGGCGCTCATCGTAACGCCGAATCTGCCCGAGGCCGAAAAACTGACCGGCATGAAAATATCGGACGTCGAGGATATGACGGCTGCGGCGCATGAGATAGCAAAGCTCGGCTGCCGCGCTGTGCTTGTGAAGGGCGGACATCTTTCGGGCGAACCCGACATCATTACGGATGTGCTGCTTGCCGACGGGCAGCTGACGCTGTTGCAGGACAGGCGCATCGAGACTGCGGCAAACCACGGCACGGGCTGTACGCTGAGCTCGGCTATCGCGGCGGAGCTTGCGGCGGGCTGCGGCCTTTTTGAGGCTGTGACGCGCGCCAGAAAATACCTGCGCGCGGGACTTTCCCACGGCGTAACAGCCGGGCACGGAGCGGGATGTCTGGGACACGCTGTCGTCATGCCGTGGATAGAGAGCACAAATGGCTAAGCCGCTCATTTATCAGATAACGAACACCGTCTCGGCGCAGATGCAGGCCGACTGCACGGCGCTGCTTGGCGGCCTTTCGATAATGTCGCGAAATGTCCGTGAGGCAAAGCAGATAGCGGAGGCAAGCGACGCCCTGCTGATAAACATCGGAACGCCGCCTGAAAACGCGCTTGAACTCTATTGCGAGGCGGCCTCTGGCGCCTCATCGAAGGGGCGTCCGATGGCGCTTGACCTTGTAGGCTTTGGCTTTTCAGATTTTCGGACACACGCGGCTAAGGAACTTCTTTCAAAATTTAAGTTTTCCGTGGTCAAGGGCAACCACGCGGAGATAGCTGCGCTCTGCGGAAGGGCCGCCGCGCCGCGCGGCGTATCGTGCGACGGCGCGGAAAAAGAAATGGCCGCAGTGACGAAAGAATGCGCGGCGCATCTAGGCTGCGTCGTCTTTGCCACAGGCGCGCAGGATTTCGTGTCGGACGGCGAGCGTGATTTCATAATTGGCGGCGGCTCCGCGCTTATGAACAGAACAAGCGGCTTCGGCTGCGCGCTGGGGAGCGCCGCTGCGTTGTTTTGCGCAAACCAGCGGCCGCTTGACGCGTCGCGCCGCGCGCTGCGGCTTTTCAGAGGCGCGGCGCACAAGGCCGAAAGAACTGCAAAGGGCGCGTACAGTTTTAGGATAAATTTTATGGACATGCTGGCGGAGTTGTCGGATGCGAAGGAGCGTACCAAAAATGGGCGTTGACCGTAAAAAACTTGCCGAAAGGCTGAAACTTTATCTTATCTGCGGCGAGGGCAAAAGTCCCGCGGAAAACCTGCGGATAGTTGAGGCGGCGCTTGCAGGCGGCGTCACCGCCGTGCAGCTTCGCGTCAAAAGCTGGAGCGGGCGCGACTGCTACCATACCGCGCTTGCAATGAAAGAGCTGTGCCGCGCGGCGGGCGCGCTTTTTATCATAAACGACAGGCTTGACGCGGCGCTTGCCGCTGGCGCGGACGGCGTCCACTTAGGACAGAGCGACCTTCCGATAGACGCAGCCAGACGCGTGGCGGCAGAGGGCTTCATCATCGGCGGCACCGCGCGGACGCCGGAGCTTGCGCGCGAGGCAAAAAGACTTGGCGCGGATTACATCGGCTGCGGCGCGGCCTTTGCCACCGGCACGAAAAACGACGCCGTGGTGATAGGGCCGGAGGGCATAGCGCAAACGCTTGCTTGCGCAGACATTCCCTCCGTGGCCATTGGCGGCATAGAGATATCCAATATCGCGGGGCTTGCGGGCTGCGGCTGTTCGGGCATATCGCTTTCAGGGGCGATAATGAACTCAGACGACCCGGCAGCGGTCGCGCGGGCGCTTATAAAAGAAATCGACGGGAGCTTGCGCGCCCGGTCATAATTTATATCCAGGAGGTCATTAAGATGCAGAACGACGCGAAACAAAATGATATGAAAAATGATGTGAAAAGGATTTTATTTAAAAAGGCGGTGCTTGCCGGCATTCTTGCCGCGGCGGGCGTGGTGCTTTCAGTCGTATCCATTCCCATAGGGCCTACGAAGTGCTTCCCTTTCCAGCACACCATCAACGTAGTGGCGGGGATACTTCTTGGCCCGTGGTGGGCGGCGGGGGCCGCGTTTACGACGAGCGTCATCAGAAACATGATGGGGACGGGAAGTCTTTTCGCCTTTCCCGGCAGCATCTTTGGAGCGCTCTTTGTTGGATTTGCCGCAAAAGCGCTTCCTTCAAAGTATAAGGCTTTCGCCGCGTGCGCAGAGCCGGCCGGCACCGGCATAGTGGGCGCGTGGGTCGCGGCGCAGCTGCTTGGCCCCGCCATCGGCAAAAACGTCGGTTTTATCTTCCTCTCCGGCTCTTTTCTCATGAGCTGCGTGCCAGGAGCCGCGATAGGCGCGCTTTTGGTCTGCTGTCTGCAAAAGCGCATGGCTATATCGCGCACCTTTGGAGCTATGATCTAAGCCGCAGCGCGGTCGGCCGTGCCGCTTGTTCTGCCGTATGCGGCCGTCCGCTTATCCGCGCTTTGCCTTTACCGTTTCCAGTTCGCGCCAGACTTCGGCCGCCAGAGCACGCCATTCTTCCTCTGTGCCGGAGTTTGTGACGATTTTGTCGGCGCGCTTCATTTTTTCTTCCCGCGGCAGCAGTTTTGATTCGCGGCGTTTTATCTCTTCTGCGTTCCAGCTGCGCTTTGCGTTGCGTTCCGCGCGGCGTGCAAGCGGGGCCGCCGCGTATATAACGTAGTCCAGCCATTCGTCGTCGCCGCATTCGTAAAGGAGCGGTATCTCGACTACGACGACGCCTCCCGATGCCAGCGCCTCCGCTTTTATCTGCGCGTTTGTGCGTTTGTGAAGCAGTTCCGCGGCAAATTTATATTCTTCTTCGTCTGTGAATATTTTCTGCGCTATTTTTGAATAGAGCTCGCGCCTGGGCGCGTCAAAAAAGCCTTCGCCCCAGCGTTTTTCGGCTTCGCACCGCACATCTGGCGCGTCCCACAGCGCGCGCGCGGCGCTGTCCGCGTCGATGATGTGCGCGCCCAGCACCCGC
This DNA window, taken from Cloacibacillus sp., encodes the following:
- a CDS encoding dephospho-CoA kinase, with translation MPIIGLTGDVGAGKSTLCSVWRVLGAHIIDADSAARALWDAPDVRCEAEKRWGEGFFDAPRRELYSKIAQKIFTDEEEYKFAAELLHKRTNAQIKAEALASGGVVVVEIPLLYECGDDEWLDYVIYAAAPLARRAERNAKRSWNAEEIKRRESKLLPREEKMKRADKIVTNSGTEEEWRALAAEVWRELETVKAKRG
- a CDS encoding site-2 protease family protein, whose product is MFRNLFTAAGIAELLLSLPAVLWAITFHEYCHGLAAKLLGDDTAEREGRLSLNPMHHLDPMGALCLLLFRFGWAKPVPIDTRYFKHPKRDIIIVSLAGVTGNLLTAFVCAQLVRFLPALFSSWGAQQFILLMIYINLGLAAFNLLPIPPLDGSRILYVLLPYQWMKYYYWLERYGMIVIVALLVTDVLPYLMQPIMSVLFRIVMI
- the surE gene encoding 5'/3'-nucleotidase SurE codes for the protein MKKILITNDDGIYADGIQTLARKFYDEGYDVTAVAPDRERSASGHSMTMDRPLMIKEVSKGHIAGGFCAYSCDGTPTDCVIMALDVLKIEPDIILSGINRGPNLADDITYSGTACAAMEGLVYGYPSIAVSLVCGTRSPEKHYAAAAEAALKIVRELAVNPMQKDVFYNVNVPNIPVAQLNGVRLTSKGKRYYHDKITTVETPSGGKAYWVGGSIRDDMDEGTDVWAVAHNYISITPVHLQLTSFEALDFAKKTSFEENVFNAVSSKK
- the thiE gene encoding thiamine phosphate synthase; this translates as MGVDRKKLAERLKLYLICGEGKSPAENLRIVEAALAGGVTAVQLRVKSWSGRDCYHTALAMKELCRAAGALFIINDRLDAALAAGADGVHLGQSDLPIDAARRVAAEGFIIGGTARTPELAREAKRLGADYIGCGAAFATGTKNDAVVIGPEGIAQTLACADIPSVAIGGIEISNIAGLAGCGCSGISLSGAIMNSDDPAAVARALIKEIDGSLRARS
- the thiW gene encoding energy coupling factor transporter S component ThiW; its protein translation is MQNDAKQNDMKNDVKRILFKKAVLAGILAAAGVVLSVVSIPIGPTKCFPFQHTINVVAGILLGPWWAAGAAFTTSVIRNMMGTGSLFAFPGSIFGALFVGFAAKALPSKYKAFAACAEPAGTGIVGAWVAAQLLGPAIGKNVGFIFLSGSFLMSCVPGAAIGALLVCCLQKRMAISRTFGAMI
- a CDS encoding thiamine diphosphokinase; this translates as MSAPVFCAAFPGAVVETNAEGADCLLMVLGGRAPSAAWLSSLSCFSKVWAVDKGIEVCRAAGLVPDMLIGDGDSASRESWRWAEEKNVPVHRFDSEKDLTDFQLALEICAREHKNQKKNIILTGAFGGRFDHLWSVVLSFLNSPVGCVPFCIADDREAMLFLQSEEHASVTFETAPKALSVIPFSPRCARVTFTGVRWPLECAELQYSRPYSISNRLEGGRTAKLSCGEGTLGLYWIFNEADHGGAPL
- the thiT gene encoding energy-coupled thiamine transporter ThiT gives rise to the protein MKIPLRVLVEGALSIAFSIVLSYFKLFTMPQGGSVSLGLLPLLIFAFRNGGRYGMLAGAVTGLLRLMLGGYVVHPAQALLDYPVAYALVGVAGFFPHRKWLGVIAACFANFAAAVLSGVVFFAAYAPAGTNVWLYSAVYNASSCIPETAILLALVYLITPKLEKFGR
- a CDS encoding type II toxin-antitoxin system PemK/MazF family toxin, whose translation is MELKRGGIYYITFPYTLDPKYPHGKSKFVLVLQEGEYFSKFNTVEILLITSDKLYKPRDRYVTDVVVEPGSTRLKEKSWILCAQPYPIEKKLFDAEGVWCAGELDAAKMDEVDEAIYIGLCMGLQHELAVEPGENLA
- a CDS encoding hydroxyethylthiazole kinase, which translates into the protein MAKPLIYQITNTVSAQMQADCTALLGGLSIMSRNVREAKQIAEASDALLINIGTPPENALELYCEAASGASSKGRPMALDLVGFGFSDFRTHAAKELLSKFKFSVVKGNHAEIAALCGRAAAPRGVSCDGAEKEMAAVTKECAAHLGCVVFATGAQDFVSDGERDFIIGGGSALMNRTSGFGCALGSAAALFCANQRPLDASRRALRLFRGAAHKAERTAKGAYSFRINFMDMLAELSDAKERTKNGR
- a CDS encoding Synerg-CTERM sorting domain-containing protein, encoding MKKIIISISVFLLALCMALPGMAVEVSVLKTLEAEIATANGGTVKLTNDIADVTTERLLISKDVTLDLAGHTITFTEDLNKNNRGIEVTDGAKVVITSSTGVGKVIYGYEQGITVRGDCSYGDNRKAITSTVTLKGNVEIKGLNENKGSTGVTIFGKGATLNIYDGVKISGHDFGIAGNGTKNLSTNKDNGGTTINIYGGEIKADAFAIYHPQDGILNMSGGTITGADGIQFKAGGAAITKVSGGVIKATGNFIEVGQLVDNSNGAVVTGSAISLIGNDSYTGNMTLNISGNGVKIISEKGYAVRQEITKGESSQISSVKISGGSFSGAKGALYFKNFTADKDKYALTGGSYSSNPKEYVGPGYAVAKHGDMFVVEIPAPAPTSPDLPADKPKEVQPVTPVVASVDITATAEDKAKTVSDAASYADKGTITAADLEVSPQGFVVPKEAVVQAAFADAMQKSNKEGSITEVNVLPLFLAKLTTSGDVAAISYSVKGSDLKAAKAGDVRVIKVLTSGTGEFFTFQSDSSKTADKNFALQLEGDKKFLAAADAIEAGKNYKLLLFVKDNGDFDLRKDTAGEVVDPAAIAKTTEKAAPTPTPTPTPTGGSSSSGCNAGLAALALLGVALVPSLYRKKR
- a CDS encoding argininosuccinate synthase, coding for MTAEKKGKVVLAYSGGLDTSVAIPWLHDQGYEVITLTMHVGQQADNLEEIKAKAYAAGAAKAYVVDLREAFIDTFVWPALKSNAVYQGIYPLNSALSRPMIAQALIWCAEKENAIAVAHGCTGKGQDQVRIEVCCNALNPEIEVLAPVRDWGFTREEEMDYAAEHNVPVPTTRKNPYSIDDNLWGRSIECGILEDPWNEPPKDAYKLTADPKEAPDEEVTVEITFEGGVPVAIDGKKMGSIELIDFMNKTAGKAGYGRIDMVEDRLVGFKSREVYECPGALALLSAHKKLESITLSKDTLRTKRELEVKFAEMTYEGYWFSPLMEAVQAFMESTQKAVNGTVRMVFYKGNCIVNGMKSDSSVYSKALATYSAGDIFDQSASVGFIKIWGMPIKTWRQTHKEKNVNPIDTLMMQKGKDATK
- the thiD gene encoding bifunctional hydroxymethylpyrimidine kinase/phosphomethylpyrimidine kinase; translation: MRHGIYRGITMTVAGSDSGGGAGIQADLKTFAALKVFGTSAITAVTIQNSLGVTGFHCVPPEVITAQILAVGKDFPVDAVKTGMLGSRAAVAAAAEAFSELGVTKLVVDPVMVAQSGDSLLADEAVEAVRNIIVPMALIVTPNLPEAEKLTGMKISDVEDMTAAAHEIAKLGCRAVLVKGGHLSGEPDIITDVLLADGQLTLLQDRRIETAANHGTGCTLSSAIAAELAAGCGLFEAVTRARKYLRAGLSHGVTAGHGAGCLGHAVVMPWIESTNG